AGTTCCTGTAATTTCTTCAGAGATGGCAGTCGTCAATTCATTTCCCTGTGTCAAACTCAGGGCTTGATCCAAAATAGACAAGGCGTCTCGCATTCCACCTTCAGCCTGTCTGGCAATAATTTCCACAGCCTCTGGTTCAGAACTGATATTTTCTTTTTCTAAGATATAGTGGATATGCTCCTTAATATCCTGTGTCTTAATCGATTTAAATTCAAAACGTTGCACACGGGATAGAATAGTGGCAGGAATCTTGTGCAATTCAGTAGTGGCCAATATAAAGACCACATTCTGTGTTGGCTCTTCCAGCGTCTTTAAGAGGGCATTAAAGGCCCCTGTAGACAGCATGTGAACCTCATCTATGATATAGACCTTATAGCGAGCAAGACTAGGAGCGTAGGTAGATTTATCACGAATTTCACGAATTTCATCTACCCCATTATTAGAAGCCGCATCCATTTCAATGACATCTTCTAAACTACCGTCCGTCACTGCCTGACAAATATAACAGCTATTACAAGGTTCACCTCCAACTTGATTTGGACAGTTCATAGCTTTGGCAAAAATCTTAGCCACACTAGTTTTTCCCGTTCCACGAGGACCAGAAAAAAGATAAGCATGACTTATTTTCTCTTGCTCCACTGCTTGTTTAAGAGTCTTAGCCACGACTTCCTGTCCAACCAACTGAGAGAAGTTTTGACTTCTATATTTTCGATAAAGTGCTTGATACATTAGGCTTTCTCCCCAAACATTGTAAAGTCCCATTCTGTCTTTTCAAGCAAAATAGCGACAAATTGTTCCAAATAATCTCGATCCATAGCATCATAATCATCAATCTCTGAAGAATCCAGATCCAGAACTCCAAGCAATTGACTATTCTTTATCATGGGCACAACAATTTCACTTTTAGCTCGACTATCACAAGAAATATAGTTGGGATAAGTCGTTACATCTCCAACAATAACAGTTTCCTGAGAATGAGCTGCCTCCCCACAAACTCCCTTGCCTAGTGCAATACGGATACAGGAAACACCGCCTTGGAAGGGACCTAAAACCAATTCCTTTCCATCAAACAAATAAAAGCCTGCAAATACAGTATTGGAAAAGCGTGATTTTAAAAGAGCACTGGCGTTGGAAAGATTAGCCAAAACATTGGTTTCACCTTCCAATAAAAAAGAGAGCTCCTCATTTAACATTTGATAACGTGATTGTTTTTCTGATTCTAACATAGAACTATTATATCAAAAAAGGCTTACAGACAAAAGAAAAATCCCTTGTTTAGTAAACAAAGGATTTTGTGAATTTTCAATTTGATTAAAGTTCGATATCACCGAACAAGTCAGCCATTGAGAATCCTGTTTGTGTTTCTGGAAGTTCGAAATCACGTTTTTCTTGACGTTTTGGACGACGTGGACGAGCAGCACGTTTTTCTTCTTTTTGTCCTTCTTCTTGAGCTGGACGCTCTTCAAGAGCTTTGATAGAAAGTGATACGCGCTCTGCATCTGCGTTAACTTCAAGAACTTTAACTTTAACTTCTTGACCAACTTTAAGAGCTTCTTTTGGATTTTCAATACGTTTGTGTGAAATTTGTGATACGTGAACAAGTCCATCGATACCTGGCAATACTTCAACAAATGCACCAAAGTCAGTCAAACGTTTAACTGTTCCTTCAACTACATCACCTTTAGCCAATTTTTGCTCAACGCCATCCCATGGTCCAGGTGTTGTTGCTTTAAGTGAAAGTGATACGCGTCCTTCTTCTTCGTTAAGATCAAGGATTTTCACTTCAATTTCTTCACCAACAGTTACAACTGATTTTGGTGATACGTTACGCTCGTGTGACAATTCAGTCAAGTGAACCAATCCGTCAACACCACCAAGGTCGATGAAAGCACCGAAGCTTGTGATACGTGCAACTTTACCAGTTACAACATCACCAACAGCCAATTTACCGAATACTTCAGCACGAGCTGCTGCAGTAGTTGCTTCAACAACTTCACGACGTGAAAGGATGAAGCGGTTTTCTTTAGCGTCAACTTCTTTGATTTTAGCATCAAATTCTTGACCTACAAAACGCTCAGTATTACGTACGAAACGAGTATCCAACATTGAAGCTGGGATAAATCCACGAACACCTTCAAATTCTACTGAAAGTCCACCTTTAACGGCACGAGTTCCTTTAACAGTAACAACTTCTTCTTCGCGACCAACAAGTTTATCCCATGCTTTGCGAGCTTCAAGGCGTTTTTTAGATACAAGGTATGTAACTGTATCAGTATCTTTACCAACTACTTGACGAAGTACAAGAACATCCAATACTTCTCCTACTTTAACAAAGTCATTGATATCTGCATCGCGATCGTTTGTCAATTCGCGAAGAGTCAAGACACCTTCAACACCAGTTCCAGAGATTGCAACGTTAGCTTGAGTCGCATCAACTGTCAATACTTCAGCACTAACAACATCACCAGTCTCAACTTGGCTAACGCTATTTAGCAAATCTTCAAATTCGTTCATCTAAAAAATCCTCCAACAATCAAGTTTTTCTTAAACTTGACATACTTATAATTTTTTTCCTAAGCACCCGCAAGGACATGTTCATATCGTTC
Above is a genomic segment from Streptococcus sp. SN-1 containing:
- a CDS encoding GAF domain-containing protein, which codes for MLESEKQSRYQMLNEELSFLLEGETNVLANLSNASALLKSRFSNTVFAGFYLFDGKELVLGPFQGGVSCIRIALGKGVCGEAAHSQETVIVGDVTTYPNYISCDSRAKSEIVVPMIKNSQLLGVLDLDSSEIDDYDAMDRDYLEQFVAILLEKTEWDFTMFGEKA
- the rpsA gene encoding 30S ribosomal protein S1 encodes the protein MNEFEDLLNSVSQVETGDVVSAEVLTVDATQANVAISGTGVEGVLTLRELTNDRDADINDFVKVGEVLDVLVLRQVVGKDTDTVTYLVSKKRLEARKAWDKLVGREEEVVTVKGTRAVKGGLSVEFEGVRGFIPASMLDTRFVRNTERFVGQEFDAKIKEVDAKENRFILSRREVVEATTAAARAEVFGKLAVGDVVTGKVARITSFGAFIDLGGVDGLVHLTELSHERNVSPKSVVTVGEEIEVKILDLNEEEGRVSLSLKATTPGPWDGVEQKLAKGDVVEGTVKRLTDFGAFVEVLPGIDGLVHVSQISHKRIENPKEALKVGQEVKVKVLEVNADAERVSLSIKALEERPAQEEGQKEEKRAARPRRPKRQEKRDFELPETQTGFSMADLFGDIEL